The Metabacillus schmidteae nucleotide sequence ATGCAAAAGCAGCAGAAGATATGGGAATTGAAATTAAAGAAGAGTGGAAAGAAGAAGCAGAAATTCTTGAATAAAAGGTGAGGAATTATGTTTACAGCCCTATTTGGATCAGTAGAGTCAGGCTTAATTTATGCGATAATGGCTCTTGGAGTATACCTATCATTTCGAATATTAGACTTTCCGGATTTAACAGTTGACGGCAGCTTCGTCACAGGTGCAGCTGTGAGTGCTGTGTTAATTGTAAATGGTGTGAATCCTTTCTTAGCCACGTTAGTCGCATTACTTGTAGGCTTTTTGGCAGGCTGTATCACAGGGGTACTGCATACGAAAGGAAACATTAACCCGCTTTTATCCGGGATATTAATGATGATTGCCCTGTATTCTATAAATCTTAGAATTATGGGAAAATCGAATGTTCCACTATTACAAGAGGAAACAGTTTTCACTCAATTACTTGATTGGTGGAGCAAGCTTGGAATAGATACAGGTCTAGAGAAGCTCTTCATTTCAATTGGATTGGAAGGCTATGTGCCGAAAACATGGTCGATTGTTATCACAATGCTGATTATTATTTTAGTCATTAAATATGCATTGGATTACTTCTTAAAAACAGAGGTTGGTCTAGCGATAAGAGCTGTTGGTGATAACCAAAATATGATTACAAGCTTTTCAGCAAACACTGACATGTTAAAGATTGTTGGATTAGGGCTTTCAAATGCACTTGTTGCTTTTTCAGGTGCTTTTATTGCTCAATACAATGGCTTCAGTGATGTTGGTATGGGTATCGGTATGATCATCATCGGTTTAGCCTCTGTAATTATCGGGGAAGCATTAGTCGGCACAAAAACCATTGTTCGTGCAACGATTGCTGTTATTATCGGGGCGATTATCTACCGTCTTATTGTGGCGTTGGCCCTTCGTGTTAACTTTTTCGAGACAGGTGATATGAAGCTTATTACAGCATGTATCGTAATTGGTGCTCTTGTCATCCCGCAAATGATTGATAAGCAAAAGGACAAACGGAAAAAAAGCTTACGCAGAAAGCGGGGGAACGACATTGCTTCAACTAGAGCAAATATTTAAAGTGTTTAATGAGGGTTCATTAGATGAAAAAGTGGCCCTCGACCATCTTTCTTTATCTTTAAAAGAAGGGGATTTCGTTACAGTTATTGGTAGTAACGGTGCTGGAAAATCAACACTTCTAAATGTGATTGCCGGACGAATTACTCCAGATGATGGGGATGTTCGAATAAAGAATAAATCCATGCTGGATGTAAGAGAGTATAAACGGTCACAATATATCGGTCGGGTGTTCCAAGACCCGATGGCCGGGACATCTCCAACACTAACCATTGAAGAAAATTTAGCTATAGCTTATTCACGTGTCCACAAGAGAACATTAAGACCAGGTGTAACAGCCAAAAGACGTGTGTTCTTCAAGGAGCAGTTAGAAATGTTAGGCTTAGGTCTTGAAAATCGTTTATCTGCCAAGGTTGGTTTGTTATCTGGTGGAGAACGCCAGGCTTTATCGTTATTAATGGCAACTTTTACAAAACCGGATATCCTTTTACTTGACGAACACACAGCTGCTCTGGATCCATCACGTGCAGAGCTCATTACCAACTTAACAAAAATGCTTGTTGAAAAAGGGAATTTAACAACATTAATGATTACTCATAATATGCAACAAGCAGTTGATCTTGGAAATCGTTTAATCATGATGGATAAAGGGAATATCGTGTTCCAGGCAGAAGGAGAACAAAAGCATGGCTTAACAGTGAGTTCTCTACTTGAAGAATTCTCAAAAATTAAATCAGATAGTGCTTTATCAGATAAGGCGTTATTAATTTAAAAGGTACATGCTCCAAGTTCGGAGCATGTACCTTTTTTATATACTATTCGTCGTTTTTTTTACTCCTTGCAAGGCTTCTTCATCAGCAATCACAATCGTGTGTGGATGCTGATTTAGGATTGAAGCCGGGAATGATTCTGTCACTTCTCCTCTAAATAACTCAGCCATTGCTTGTTGTTTTGCTTTTCCGGAAGCTAACAGAAGGATTTCTCTGCTTTGAAAGATTGTTTGGATTCCCATTGTAATAGCCTGTTTCGGAACATCCTCAAGACGATCAAAAAATCGCGCATTTGCTTCTCGAGTAGAAGCAGCTAAATCAACAACATGTGTTCTTGATTGAAAGGAAGTACCAGGTTCATTAAAACCTATGTGACCGTTGGCTCCTATCCCTAAAATTTGAAGGTCAATTCCACCGGCATTGATTATTTTATTTTCATATTCTTCGCATTCTGCTTGTGTGTTTTCATTTGTACCTAAAGGGATATGAGTTTGATCTAATGAAATATCAATATGCTTAAATAGATGTTCATTCATATAGTGAAAATAGCTGTTTGAGTCATCTTTTTTAAGTCCAATGTATTCGTCTAAGTTAAAAGTTTTTACATGGGTGTAAGAAGTTTGATGTAGCCTATAATCTGCGATTAATTCTTCATATACTCCCTTAGGTGTACCGCCTGTAGCTAATCCTAAATTTAATTGAGTGCTGCTTTTGATTTTGTTTAACATATATTCAGCAGCTTTTTTACTCATTTCGTTATAATCCTTCACTTCAATGATTTTCAAGGTTAGCACCTCCTTTAAAATAAGCAATTTTTCCTTTGCAAATGGTCATAAAGATGTCCATATTTTCATCAAGGATTACGAGGTCTGCATCTTTGCCGATCGCGATACTCCCTTTTCTATCAAAAACATTGAGTTGCTTAGCAGGATTTTCACAAGCCATTTTAATTGCACTCTTAATACTGCACCCAGTGAATTTCTGTATATTTTTAAATGCATCTATCATTTTAAGGACACTACCAGCTAAAGTGTTTTCA carries:
- a CDS encoding ABC transporter permease, which produces MFTALFGSVESGLIYAIMALGVYLSFRILDFPDLTVDGSFVTGAAVSAVLIVNGVNPFLATLVALLVGFLAGCITGVLHTKGNINPLLSGILMMIALYSINLRIMGKSNVPLLQEETVFTQLLDWWSKLGIDTGLEKLFISIGLEGYVPKTWSIVITMLIIILVIKYALDYFLKTEVGLAIRAVGDNQNMITSFSANTDMLKIVGLGLSNALVAFSGAFIAQYNGFSDVGMGIGMIIIGLASVIIGEALVGTKTIVRATIAVIIGAIIYRLIVALALRVNFFETGDMKLITACIVIGALVIPQMIDKQKDKRKKSLRRKRGNDIASTRANI
- a CDS encoding ABC transporter ATP-binding protein, with translation MLQLEQIFKVFNEGSLDEKVALDHLSLSLKEGDFVTVIGSNGAGKSTLLNVIAGRITPDDGDVRIKNKSMLDVREYKRSQYIGRVFQDPMAGTSPTLTIEENLAIAYSRVHKRTLRPGVTAKRRVFFKEQLEMLGLGLENRLSAKVGLLSGGERQALSLLMATFTKPDILLLDEHTAALDPSRAELITNLTKMLVEKGNLTTLMITHNMQQAVDLGNRLIMMDKGNIVFQAEGEQKHGLTVSSLLEEFSKIKSDSALSDKALLI
- the nagB gene encoding glucosamine-6-phosphate deaminase; this encodes MKIIEVKDYNEMSKKAAEYMLNKIKSSTQLNLGLATGGTPKGVYEELIADYRLHQTSYTHVKTFNLDEYIGLKKDDSNSYFHYMNEHLFKHIDISLDQTHIPLGTNENTQAECEEYENKIINAGGIDLQILGIGANGHIGFNEPGTSFQSRTHVVDLAASTREANARFFDRLEDVPKQAITMGIQTIFQSREILLLASGKAKQQAMAELFRGEVTESFPASILNQHPHTIVIADEEALQGVKKTTNSI